ACTTACCGCAGAGTGGTAAGGTGACATACACCTGAAGAAATGCTTTCACCAATACCAGTCAAAGAATTCTAACTATTCACCTTCCTACTCATCCATGCAAAGGGAATCCTACACAAAAGTTTAAACAgcataaaggagaaaaacactACTATATCTGTATCTTGACAAACTGCACAGGAACACTTCAGATAGacatttaaaaactgaagttCTTATTAGTTATCAAAGATCCATAAATTTTTCCACATGCAAGAAAAAGATGATACAgatctttttattttgattctttTATCCCTTATAATTAGCATTCATTTTTAAGCAGGAAACTACTCTACAAGCTACTTTCCCCTTTTTTAGTTTATAGGCTAAAATCATCAACGCATAGCCAAAGTTTCTATTTCAGCACACTGCATTCCTCCCCTCAACTGCATTTCACACACAGTTGCAGAAACATTAAActagaaacattattttaatatagCTGGAGAAAAATAGCAGAGCTTCAGAGGTGAACCTTCAAACTATGTAACATTAAACATTCTCTGCATCCAAAAATTCCTTTACAATTGGCTGCACACACTGCCTATGCTCAAAATACATACCTGCACTGTAGTATTTAATATGCTATGTTTAATGAGCGCCTCTTCATTTTCTGGCATACAAGCAAAACCTTCACATTGGCCTGTTCTCTTCTAGAAGCCAAATctaaatttttatctttattccAGTACTACACTTACAGCTACTGTAATTAACAATTCTAAGCATATTATGTTGGTACCTTTAACTACAAATGATAGAATCTCAGTCCATTGACCAAGATTTCACCTGTAAGCATAAGAATGAAACCACCTACTAAATCCTGATGGTTTTGTCTACAGACCTagctttctgctgctgtacATCTCCAAAACTGCAGAAACAACTCCATGTTTACATCTAGCTCTATTTCAAACACTAACCTAAAACAAGGCATTCTCTCCCTTGTTCAACACACTTCTGATTGGGCATAATCCTGGACACAAAACAACTGCAGAATCTGAATGTAAATAAGGTTTAACTCCATTTAAACCcacaaaggaagaagaaacaacATTCTTCTTCTGGAAGAGAAGACATTCTTTCTAGCACTTAACAAGGATGCAGAAGCTCTTGATGTATAAACTGTTATTGTTTGGTCTATCTACCACTCATAATTTCTTCTTGAACCAAAGCAGTCTCATCTCCCTCCATAAACTTGTTCTTCCCACTTCAGGAAGAGCTTCAAAACACCAGTCCAACAAACTAGGATCAAGGAGAACATAACAGTAGTCTCATTGTTACAACAGTCAGCATAGGAGAGGAAACACacattattttcataatttatcTATAGAGTGTGTAGTacaaaatacacaaacaaaacTTTCAGCAGGAACTATTATCCATTCACGGGTAAATGCTCCAGTATCACACCACTTCTGACTCTTACTTTTCTGGTCCAAATAACTTAAATTCTTTTTCCATGCAGTAGCACCACTTTCCCACTAGATGTGTAAGCATTCCTACCTCAGAGTAGACTGTAGATAAGTGCCTGGGACATGCTTTAGGTCTTGGGAGACAATTTCAGCTACTTTAGACCGACCAGAAAAACATACTACATTCCTTACCTTCCTGGCAAGAATCTACTAAACATTTTGGGATCAGGAACTACTACAAACTATTAAATTATACACTGTTCCACATAGTCTGATCACTAAGTGAGGACAACTGCAAATGTTTATACAAAAATTCAGGGACATTAACTGGTAGCCATTTTATTAAGTTACTGTAGAAGAGCTCTTGGGCAATTTGCAGTATGTTatcaaagatgaaaataatcCTCCTCCTTCAAACAGCAAAACTTCGACCCACACTCTGGAAGAGAATGCAAGGTTTCAAATCCTTACTGGAAACAAGAGTATTCTTTCAGTCCAGTCTCACATGTGTAAACCTAGACTAAGGATTAAAGTCACAGGTCTCTCCTCTGTGTGTCCTAGTGACTTAAAAGGGCCTCTGTTCACTATTTTATGATGCTATTGAGATGTGCCTGGTGCTTCCCAAGActgcaaagaaaacagagattCAACTTGGAGCTCTGGATTCTACTCCACCGGATGAGTCTGCTCAAGTCCTTTTACATATCTGAATACAGCTTCACAAGCACTGAACAACTAACAGCTCATCAAGATACTTACCTGctcctctcttttctgtttccGAAGCTGgattccttcctcctctcttcGCCTGCGCATTTCTTGGGGATTATGTGCGTTATTCTTGTAGCTTTTCATTCTGAAGTTATCTTTACCTGGGCTTGCCATGttgtctattaaaaaaaaaagaaaaattactccAAAAGGCCAAACCGCGCAAGACAAACCTGTCATCTCTTGTACTACAAGAGCAGCAGCTATATATTCCTGCATCTGCTTGCAATACTCAGTTCATCAACAAAAATCTTTAAGgtagaaatcacagaaaaatcttTACCTAGATAGGCATTTCTAAACTGCAGATTAAAGTTCATCTCAAGGACCAGATACATCATTAAAGGGCACAAGCTACTGTGAAAAGATATTATGGGTCTTAAAAGcaaactgcaaaacaaaaagcaaagatATTATGTTGCTAAATTTTTATTCTGTCAGCAAGTAAAGAAATCTGCATTTCTCCTCTCATAAAGATGACACTAAATGTATTACTGATAAGGACAAAACCAAGAAGAAAACCTACAGTAATTATATTGCTTCATTTAATATCTTATGGCATTGTTTCTTTACTTTCACTACCTCGTAAACACAACAGCATCTAAAGGTTATGCTACATTTCCTTCTAAACcttacacagaaaaatattttaagggtCAGTAGCACCCAGATAGGCATACTCTCACATTCTCCATCAACTTCCACGCTGAGATAATTtcagttctgggttttttgtttgtttggtctGGGGTCTTTCTTATATCAGCAGCACCAAGGACTGCTGAGCAATAAACACAAGCTACGAGAGGAAAACAGACTGCAGACTTAGGCTGATAGCAACTAGATACCCCAAAGACTCAGCTGCCTGTTTCACCAAACATATTTGCTTCACAAGAACCTACATAAACTACTGCCATCTCTGGACCACAATGCTAAGTGTGCCACTGTCTAAAGCAAATTTCTAGCAATAGTCACATAACTTTGAggtataatttaaaaagataaCTTTTCCAACAATGCTACTGGGCTTAACTAGTCCTAGAACACAATCCCTTTCTCAATCATTCACACCTTGCTAATTCAGTTGTGCCGATAAAACTGTCAGGCCAAGCAAAGTGTACATTCAAAGAAACACAGTAACCAGCTCTAAAAAGAGTTACAGAAGGTCAGCGGGAAGGAAGGTCTCataaaaactgttttcaaaaagaaaaacttacGAATTTATAGCTTCTTTTCTCCCCCCAGGGGTTTTGGTATAGACATCATAAGGGCAAGAAGACTGGCAGCCCCTGGTTTCATACCTTCGACATCCAGATTCAAGAGAGCCTGCACTTCTGTGCTGCAAAACTACACCCGTTTTATCACCAAATTCCTCCACCCACCATATCCTGCATCTCGCCCACCTGCTGTGCCTAGACTAAGACCAATcatgctacttttttttccccctcctgcctccaCAAGGCTGCCGGAACACCGCGCCCCGCTGCACCGCCACCCCCTCCCCGGTCGGACGCTGCCCACGGGCTTCGCACCGGCCCAGATCGCCAGGACTGACCAGTCCGAGACCACCAGGGTTGACCTGTCAGTCTGAGGGGACGgacacccccccacacacacctcgGCCACACACAGCGAGTAGCGAGTCTCTTCACCCGCGTCCCCAGAAAGGGTGGGAAAGTCCCCTCCATCAGCAGCAGGGCGGGGAAGCGGGATGACGGCAGAGCCCTCTTGACTGAACAAGCGGAGAACAGCGCGTGACGACCCCGTCCCCGTCCCAGTCCCGGCCGAGCTGCCGTGCGGGCAAtgcccagccagagccagaAAGAGACCGGCCTCCGCCGCGGAGCCCGGCTGCACCGGGCATGCCATGCCACGCCACGCAACGCCacgccgccccgccccgcaaGCGGtgcagcctctcctgcccctgcccgccGGCTCTTAGCGCTGTTCCGCCCTTACCCATCGTAGCGGAGCCGCCAGGCGCCCACCGCCCTCCAAGCGAGAGCTCCCCGTCCCGGAACGCTCGGCGCCGGCAGCGTACCCCAGGCCAAGATggcggccgccgccccgccgcgcgCCGCACTGGCTAGGGGGCGGGGCCCGCGGCTCCCGGCAGGCTCTGCGCGGCACGCGCCCGCCCCGGCTCGGGAAACGGAACTTCCTAGCGGGAAGAGCGCTcgcgggcagggcagggtagAGTAGGGTaaggcggggcggggcggggcggggcggagctGCACTGGACTAGATTAGATTGGACACACTGGGAGGCGGCCGGCGCGCGGTGTTCGCGGTGTCTGTGCGGGCGCGATGGTGCTGTGCGACGTGTGCGGGCAGGCGCTGcccgcggaggcggcggcgcggcggcgccTATCCTTATgccgccgccagccccgctgcCCGCTCTgcctcgccgccgccgccccgggctGCGACGAGCTCCGCCGGCATTTGGAGAAGGCCCACCCGGAGTCGGGGCCTCCGGGCTCCTCCCGCCCTGGGACACCGCTCGAGTGTCCGTTCtgcggggaggcggcggggcgggagctGGAAGAGCACGTCCGGGAGCGGCACGGGCACCTGCTGGGCGCCCCAGGCACGGGTGAGCGGCGGTGAGGGAGGGGCGTTCTCCCCGCGGGGGTCGGGGAGCGGGGAACCGGCCCGGGATGAGCGCATCGCACTAGGATGCTCCCTGAGTGCCTCCTCCTCTGTGGTCCCATCGCAGAGAGCTCCGAGGCCGCCTCCGGGTGTAAACACGGGGCAGCGACTGAGGGCGGTGGGGAAAAGTCCCTTGGAAAGGGGAAGTGAGTGACTGAAGGCGGGAGGGGTGTCACTTGAAAGATCTGCTCCGGAGCTGAACTTCAAGTGCCAGTGCAGGCGAGCCCGCAGGGTGTTGTATGATCCCAGTACGCCGTGTCAGTGAAAGGAAATCGTAAACCTCTTGTGTGgtggggaggggtttttttatgtatttggcATATATTTGGTTGCAAAGGTTTGGCTTTGCCTCTTTAAGAGTCGTCTTTGACGGGATCCCATAAAGTGGTTGCATTAGGTGTTAGGGAAAGGAAATTTTTGACTTTGAAGTAGAGGCTTGGAAAAGATCCAGCACCGAAGTATTCTGAAGTGCTAAATATTGGTTTGGACAGAGATATTGTCGAGGATAAAGTTGGATTAAGGGAAATAGTTGCATATTTAAAtactgttattttattttagtcatgatcagaattttattttgacTCACTGTCCAAGTTGCTGGTAGCTATTTCAGAAACTTACCGATAGCATCTTTGCTAGTGGGTAATTCCCTTAGAAGACTAATATTCGTGATGAAACTAACTGTATATactgaaaagattaaaaaatgatAATGTAGGAGcttgaccctggctggacaccaggtacTCACTACAGCTGCTCTCTCGCTGCCCTCttcaactggacagaggagaggaaaaaaaaaccacgaaGGATTCATGAGGCaagataagagctgggagaggtcacttactgatcacTATCaggggcaaaacagactcaaagtggggatattaattgaatttattgcTAACAGGGTCAGAGCAAaagaatgagaagtaaaataatcttaaaaacgCCTTCCCTGCACCCCTCCTTCTTTCCATgttctcttccttccccacagcagtgcagggggatggagaatgggggttatggtcagtttttgtgccctctgctcctcagaggagtccttcccctgctcctgtaGGGTCCCTCCCATAGGAGatagtccttgatggacctctccaacaTGAGTTCATCCCACAGGCAagagttcttcccaaactgctgtcctgtgagTCACTTCTCCAtagggtgcagtccttcaagAATGAGCTGTACtggtgtgggtcccccacagaggccacaagtcctacccagcAAAAACCTACTCCAACGTgagcttccctctcctctcagGTAGCTGGCAGGACCCTACTCCATCTTGGGCctgccacggggtcacagcctcctttggatatccacctgctccagcatgggcttctccatgggctgcaggtgggtctctgtaccccgatggtcctccatgggctgcaggggcctcagctccagcacctggagctctcctccccctccttctgcattgaccttggtgtctgcactgttgttcccatgttctcactctgctcttccctgcctgGAATTTTTGCTGTGCAATacctttctgttcttaaatatgttataaCGGAGGCATTACTGTCACTCTTAgttggcttggccttggccagcaggaGGAAGCCTGttctggagctggctggcattggctccataAGACAGGTGAAGCTTCTAGCaacttctaacagaagccacccctgtagctcCCCCCACTAGCCAAACTTAGCCACAGAAACCCATTACAGATGATTAGGATGCAGAATGTGGCAGTATAATTAACCTCACTGTATGATCTGtgattaaaatgttatttttaaccaaaaaaacccccaagtcTTAGCATTGAAGAACATCTTTCTTCTATGGGTGCAAATAATGTGAAACTTAAATAAATAACTAAGTTGCCCGCGTGGCAATTTCTGCTTTAAAGTGGTTTTATTAtgggtgttttggttttttatgtaCATAGTATGTTTAAGAAAACTCTATGTTTGCAGGGTTATGTAAAATGCTCCTGGTGAATTTAGGTTACTATACCACCAAGTTTCCTTCCAGCCCATCATGAATATTTAGCCTGGACAAATGCTTTCCAGAAACAGCTACCACAGAATATTAATTCTTGTGTTTCGTGAGCCTAGGAAGGTGCAAGTAAAATCTAGGGACTCAAAAGGAGAGCAGTAAAGATGGAGTCGGGCATTCGAATGTGGATCTTGGTAATAGGACAACAGGCAGTGGCCACAAATCAAAAAGTCAAAAGAATGCCATTTAAATGCAAGAACacttatttttttactgtgagagtggtcaAACACTGCAATATGTTGCTTGGGGAACGTGTGGAGTATCCATCcttgaaatttaaaaactgACTGGAAAAGACCCATGTAACTTAACCTGTTTAAATTTGACTCTGCTATGAGGGACTAGACGATCTCCAGAAATCCATTTGAACTTTACTTATCCTATGTGGTACTCTCAGTAATACTACTAAAActgcagaaagaatttttatttaaggAGATGCAGGAAGACCAAcaaagtaaaaatgacagcacattttattttattctttcagccCATCAAATGTTATCAGATGAATATTAAGTTTTTGTAAGCAAGTGTTCTGTTAACAGAACAGATCTTTTTATTAGTGGTTTGATATTTAAGACTAAgcattttttaatacaaatatcATAGCAAATTATGATCTGTAGGTTAAATGGGGTAAAATGTaatggaaagaaggaagaaatgtcTTCAAATTGTCATGTACTTAGATACAAATTCTTAAGTGGTTAAGAGAGTAACAGCTGTTTAGAATTTGCTGCCTTTCACTGGAGAATTTCAATGGTAATGTGTAGACTATATATCAGTTAGGGGGGTGattctcacaaaaaaacccaggaattGCATTAATCAAggaactgcattttttttcagacactgGAAATGGTGAACAGCTATATGAATGTCCTATGTGCGGTCTTACCTGTACAGACATTCAGATTCTTGAAGAACATGTGAATTTGCACTTAGAGGAACACAGCTTTTCAGAAGGTACCTGAAAGGATACGGGCTTGATAATACTTGAAAGCATTTACAAGTATTTGCATGTTGGAGAATAGAATCTCATGCAaaatttcatataaatatttctgtatttaaaaagagaatGAGACACATATATTATGAAGTTAACATAGTTAATAGCAGGTCCTGTCACTTGCCCAAGTGCTCTACTTAATTGCACATGCTAAAAGAAATCTTTGTCTATGCATGTTTGTTGAGTAAATGAACTGCATATTAGCCAAAAGTAAAacttaaagcaaaaatattttaaagacagcagtattatatatttctttttctagctCTGTAGAAGGTTTTTATAAATCAAATTTACAGTGGTACGTTCTGCTGAAAATTTATAGCTtatgaaaacttttttcctcGATTCTTTTCTGTAAATGGTTGTGCTGATTCACTAGTCATATTGTTAAAGTAAAGGAATCAAAATGAATTTTACTTATTAACATGGCTAATAAAATGCTAGAGATTCCCTGTCCAGTTCTCTGATCCTAAATTTGGTTTTGTCACTTCCTTATAAGACTGCTGGCAATGGTTCTAGAAGCTAAGTAAGTGTGTGATTGGTATTCAAGAAACTGGGACTTCTTGCTAACAATGAAGTGAAACATAATAAACAAAAGCTGTCTCCTTAGTGGTAGAGGTACATACATTATTTGCCAAGTAATTGCTCCAGTAACTGCATAAACTCTGTCCAAGTCAAGAGTCTAAGTCTTAGCAGACTGAATGCAGTCATTGCTGTTCAGTGTTTGTTGCTAATAGGTCAAAATAATTTAGGATGCATTTCCCGAAATTAATGCCTAGTTGCGTTTACATATGTCTGCTTAGAAATGAGTCTTTAAAACTTAAATAAGTGATCCATCAAAGCATTATTAACCTTCTGATCAAGTCACCTCTCTTTGGAATGTTATTCTGGGATAGGTGGACATATAACAGATTTAGAACTGGCTCAGCAGCTCCAGACTGAAGAAGATAAATGGCAGAGATCAGAAGAAGAGAAGCGAGAGAGGGAAGAATTTAAAAAGCTGCAGGTACACTATTGTTTCTAAATGGTAAACTTAACAACAGTTGTGCCATTAGAAACTGAGTATCTTGGAATTGTAATGTCCTGAAATGGCCAAACCAAGTCAGACCTGTGCAAGTCACCAGTCTGTGTTGAGGTGATGGTCCAGGAGTGGGTTGGAAGCAAATGCATGCTTTTAGAAACTCTGATTCTGGCACAGGTGCTGCACTTTAGCTTTACTGCTTTGAGTGGTGCTGGCTTAAGATGGGGCTGGGTGCTCCCTGTGCATGCCACACTGCTCTCACCAGCGCACCTGCTGCCTATGCTCCACCCAGCTCTAGTGCTCTGCCTTGCTGTGCAGCATGGAGCATGTTCCCTGTCAGAGAGCCAAAGGCCCTGAGCATCCTGGCTGTCCTATTCCAGAATATCATCACCTGCTCTAGGTCCTgcttccctctgcctcccaccTCACAGCCCGGTAACTCAATTCCCACTCTCACTACCTCCTTGCCAGACTGCCTCTGTGCCAGTGGCTCTACCaagagggagcagaggaatgtaCATGCTCTTCCAGGTGTGGCTTTCGTAGACCCATGCTCGTATTCAGGAATGAAGCTTGGCCTTCAGCTCTAAAATAATTGTAATTCTGAAGTTTTTATGTCTGTTTTTCAAAGTTAGTGACAGTGATTTTGAAAAGCTGCATGCACAACAGgtgaattttaaaattgtgATTTAAATCATGCACATTCCATCCCTAACAGAGACAGTATGGCTTGGATAATTCTGGTGGCTACAAGCAGCAATTTCTAAAGAATATGGAAAGAGAAGTTGATAGAGGAAGGATGCAGCCCTTTGAATATCACAAGAGAAAAGCTGACATGATGGAAAGTTTGGCTTTTGGTATAGATGACGGGAAAACAAAGACCTCAGGTAAAAACGCTGAAATTATACAACTAAGACTTTATTTTCTAGACTTAAGTTGTAGTGACCAAAGTGGCCTTCAACAAAACATGTAATTGATTGTTTAGTATTGGTTGCATCCTAGTTCTAATTCTTATTTTCTAGATCAATCTATACCATTGTAGTCCTGGTGAGGactaaataaatacattaagtTTTAATTTCCTTACTGGTTTAGTTTATTTCTAATTTGTATTCTAAACTGTAGgcttttttgcctctttttttttcctttctttttttttttttc
This DNA window, taken from Pseudopipra pipra isolate bDixPip1 chromosome 3, bDixPip1.hap1, whole genome shotgun sequence, encodes the following:
- the ZUP1 gene encoding zinc finger-containing ubiquitin peptidase 1 isoform X3; the encoded protein is MVLCDVCGQALPAEAAARRRLSLCRRQPRCPLCLAAAAPGCDELRRHLEKAHPESGPPGSSRPGTPLECPFCGEAAGRELEEHVRERHGHLLGAPGTDTGNGEQLYECPMCGLTCTDIQILEEHVNLHLEEHSFSEGGHITDLELAQQLQTEEDKWQRSEEEKREREEFKKLQRQYGLDNSGGYKQQFLKNMEREVDRGRMQPFEYHKRKADMMESLAFGIDDGKTKTSGVIEALCKYYQNENKDVRHVWLSAGVDHFHSSLGDRGWGCGYRNFQMLLSSLLQNSLYRDCLTDTTLIPSIPKIQSMIEDAWREGFDPHGASHFNNRLHGSKAWIGACEIYSLLTSLRIKCQIIDFHKPTGPMGTHPRLFEWVLHYYSTDNGGGAKVVCTSKPPIYLQHQGSLPCFSGLNIREDSLKDTFIACLWNLLDANH